In the Candidatus Chlamydia sanziniae genome, ACTCCCTCTGCTGCTGCTGAGATCGTTTGTAAAAGTAGTGAAGAGCATATTCAAATTTTAGAGGGATGTTTACGCCATGTACTTTCCCATTCACGTCAATTTCTCAGTGCAAAACAACAACAGCTGTATCCTTGGCGACGATTTCTAGAACGTGCTGAGTTTTACCGCACAGCACAACAACAGCTCGATTATGTAGAGCTTGCCGTAAACAAGGAAATGCAAAGCAAGGTAGTCTATTACCTTCAGCGTTATGAACACATATCACGTTGGCTACAAGGAGATCTGATTTCTAAAACACGCTACCGTCTGCGCGATTTGCAGAAGATGTTATCTCAAGCCTTTTATCATAAACTTTTTTCTATCCGCGCAGCTTTTTCTCAATTGAGAAAAAGTTGTAGCGCTCCTCGACATCCCCAACGTTATGCACAACAACTCGTTCTTTGGCAGCAACAATTACATTCCTCTCTTCTAAGACACCAACACTATCAACAACAAGCTTATGCACATAAACAAGCTTTATTCAGACATGCACAAGAGACTCTGAAACAAGAAGTTTTTGCTCATAAACACACTGTAACCTTGTTAAATAAACGGCTAGCTTTCCGTGTTACCCATATCGTACAGAATCAGAAGCAACATTATGCCAATGTAAAAGAAAGTTTTACTCTGGCTTGGCAGCGACGTAACGAAGTGTATCGTGCTTGGTACCATGCACTTAGAGAGAATCTTTACTCGTTAAATCCGAAAAATGTTTTACAACGAGGATATGCAATGCTCTTTGACTTTAAAGACCAATCCGCTATTATTTCCGTGAGTAATTTAAAATTAGATGCTCGTATAAGAGTGCAGCTACATGATGGAGAAGCTCTCCTTACTGTGATAGAAACCTCTAGTTTTACATCTGTGAAGTCTTAGCTATGGAAGAAATTCCTTTTGAAAAAGCCATGCAGCGACTAGAAGAAATTGTAGATTTAATGAATCAGTCTACAACTTCGTTGGATGCTTCCTTGGCACTTTATGAAGAAGCTGATGTTTTAATGCGCATTTGCGAATCTCGAATCCGCCAGGTAGAACAGAGAGTTCGTGAGTTGTCGGATAGGCGCCACGAAGGTTCTACTCATGAGGAGGAAACCCTTGTTCCTTAGG is a window encoding:
- the xseA gene encoding exodeoxyribonuclease VII large subunit; protein product: MSIPTQPVAYLTESIKTLLESHFYHIVVKGELSNVSLQPSGHLYFGIKDSKAFLHGAFFHFKSKYYDRRPKDGDAVIIHGKLSVYAPRGQYQVIAQALVYAGEGDLLQQFEEMKKRLTAEGYFAKEKKKPLPLAPKCIGIITSPTGAVIQDILQILSRRAYNYKILIYPVTVQGDLAAREISRAIEVMNTESLADVLILARGGGSIEDLWAFNEEIVVKAIHASDVPILSAVGHETDYTLCDFAADVRAPTPSAAAEIVCKSSEEHIQILEGCLRHVLSHSRQFLSAKQQQLYPWRRFLERAEFYRTAQQQLDYVELAVNKEMQSKVVYYLQRYEHISRWLQGDLISKTRYRLRDLQKMLSQAFYHKLFSIRAAFSQLRKSCSAPRHPQRYAQQLVLWQQQLHSSLLRHQHYQQQAYAHKQALFRHAQETLKQEVFAHKHTVTLLNKRLAFRVTHIVQNQKQHYANVKESFTLAWQRRNEVYRAWYHALRENLYSLNPKNVLQRGYAMLFDFKDQSAIISVSNLKLDARIRVQLHDGEALLTVIETSSFTSVKS
- a CDS encoding exodeoxyribonuclease VII small subunit; this encodes MEEIPFEKAMQRLEEIVDLMNQSTTSLDASLALYEEADVLMRICESRIRQVEQRVRELSDRRHEGSTHEEETLVP